Proteins encoded within one genomic window of Arachis ipaensis cultivar K30076 chromosome B08, Araip1.1, whole genome shotgun sequence:
- the LOC110266067 gene encoding uncharacterized protein LOC110266067: MSTRGRGRGRGRGRTGTVTPAPIGTDPVDFMAALGNMAAAMQATAEALGNQINQGNHGNNNDEDGPMTLATFLKVRPPTFRGTSNPTDADNWIQAMERALQAQQVPEEQWVEFGTYQLQGEA, from the coding sequence atgtcaactcgcggacgcggtcgcgggcgaggtagaggtagGACAGGCACCGTTACTCCTGCACCCATAGGGACTGATCCAGTAGATTTTATGGCTGCCCTGGGAAATATGGCTGCAGCTATGCAGGCAACAGCCGAGgcactgggtaatcagataaatcAGGGTAATCATGGAAATAATAATGATGAGGATGGTCCTATGACACTTGCCACATTTCTGAAAGTTCGCCCTCCGACTTttaggggaacctcaaatcccactgatgcagataattggattcaGGCTATGGAAAGGGCGTTACAGGCACAACAGGTTCCTGAAGAGCAATGGGTTGAATTTGGAACTTATCAGTTGCAAGGTGAAGCTtag